The Ovis aries strain OAR_USU_Benz2616 breed Rambouillet chromosome 6, ARS-UI_Ramb_v3.0, whole genome shotgun sequence genome includes a window with the following:
- the ENAM gene encoding enamelin: MFIMVFTFQKIPPGFGRPPGSNEEGGNPFFGYFGFHGFGGRPPYYSEEMFEDFEKPKEEDPPKTETEATDPSVNSTVPEINSTQPNAPSPRAGQGGNDTSPAANNGQGPNTVSNPTVQNNPVVNVSGQGVPRSQTPWRPSQTPWGPSQTNNHENYPHPNIRNFPAGRQWHRQWHPTGTFMGHRRNGPFYRNQQIQRGPRWNSFVLEGKQVIRPGYPIYRRAYASTARSNYPNYAGNPVNFRRKPEGPSKQPAGTIAPLGPKHGTTGHSENIQNPKENPVSQKERTVIPTRDPNGPWRNSQDYGVSKSNYKLPHPEGNILVPNFNSIDQRENSYYPRGDARGTPNSNGQTQSQNLPKGIILEPRRIPYESQINQPEIRQSTHKPVYPEGSPSPARERFPAGRNTWNQQEISPPFKEDPGRKEEHLPHPSHGSRGRIYYPDYNPYDRRENPPYLRSNTWDERNDPHNTMGQPENPHYPMNTPDPKETIPYNKKDPNDPTGDEPFPGQTRWGVEKSNFKTAPTARYEGKKYTSNQRNQKPTRGTSNQPKEYSPYSLDNLPKPREYFPYGEFYPWSPDENFPSYNTAPTIPLLVENRGYYPNNAVGQEENTMFPSWNSWDHMVQVQGQKERRPYFTRTFWGQPTNLPKTPASPPYHKENQPYFSNSPTGLQKNPTWHEGENLNYGMQITRLNSPEGGHLAFPDLIPPHYPGSQKETHLFHLSQGGPCCAGGSTGPKDNPLALQDYTLSFGLAPGENQDTSPLYTEDSHTKHERYTISPTSILPGQRNSSEKRLPGESKNPSPFRDDVSTLRRNTPCSINNQLSQRGIRPLPEASSLQSKNIPCLKSDLGGDGNHVLEQTLEGNQLSERPVDLTPEQLVMDTPDEGPKPEGIPSEVQGNEGKRRQQRPSTILQLPCFDSKLTKYYTSSTGTPSSLGRQGSFDGDPIMPTEIPNSLAESATGAQFQNINLDPLNADDHTPFDPLQIGTNPQDQVQDCLLLQA; the protein is encoded by the exons ATGTTTATTATGGTTTTCACCTTTCAGAAGATACCACCAGGTTTTGGACGTCCACCAGGTAGCAATGAAGAAGGCGGG AACCCTTTCTTTGGATATTTTGGATTTCATGGATTTGGGGGCCGTCCTCCTTATTATTCAGAAGAGATGTTTGAAGATTTTGAAAAGCCAAAAGAAGAAGATCCTCCTAAAACAGAGACTGAAGCCACTGATCCTTCTGTTAATTCAACAGTTCCTGAGATTAACTCTACCCAGCCAAATGCACCCAGTCCCAGAGCGGGTCAAGGCGGAAATGACACCAGCCCAGCAGCAAACAACGGTCAGGGCCCTAACACTGTGAGCAACCCTACAGTTCAAAACAACCCTGTAGTAAATGTTTCCGGCCAAGGAGTTCCAAGAAGTCAGACCCCATGGAGACCAAGTCAGACCCCATGGGGACCAAGTCAGACAAATAATCATGAAAATTATCCACATCCTAACATCCGAAATTTTCCTGCAGGAAGACAATGGCATCGACAATGGCATCCTACTGGTACCTTTATGGGGCACAGACGTAATGGGCCTTTTTACCGAAATCAACAAATTCAAAGGGGTCCTCGGTGGAACTCTTTTGTTTTGGAAGGCAAACAAGTAATTCGTCCAGGATATCCAATATATCGCAGAGCTTATGCCTCCACCGCAAGGAGCAATTATCCCAATTATGCAGGAAATCCAGTAAATTTCAGAAGAAAGCCTGAGGGGCCCAGTAAACAACCTGCGGGAACCATTGCCCCTCTGGGTCCCAAACATGGTACTACTGGCCACAGTGAAAACATCCAAAATCCAAAAGAGAATccagtaagtcaaaaagaaagaacagtcATTCCTACAAGGGATCCAAATGGCCCCTGGAGAAACTCTCAAGACTATGGAGTTAGTAAATCAAACTATAAACTGCCTCACCCTGAGGGTAACATTCTAGTCCCAAATTTTAATTCTATTGATCAACGAGAAAACTCTTATTACCCCAGAGGAGATGCCAGAGGAACCCCAAATTCTAATGGACAAACCCAAAGCCAGAATTTGCCCAAAGGGATTATTTTAGAACCAAGAAGAATTCCATATGAATCACAAATTAATCAGCCAGAAATAAGGCAGAGTACACATAAGCCAGTGTACCCTGAGGGATCTCCTTCCCCTGCAAGGGAACGTTTTCCTGCAGGAAGAAATACTTGGAACCAACAAGAAATCTCTCCACCTTTTAAGGAAGatcctggaaggaaggaagaacacTTACCTCATCCTTCCCATGGCTCTAGAGGACGTATTTACTACCCTGACTACAACCCCTATGATCGCAGGGAAAACCCACCATACCTTAGAAGTAATACCTGGGATGAAAGAAATGATCCTCACAATACAATGGGGCAACCTGAAAATCCACACTATCCCATGAATACTCCAGATCCAAAAGAGACAATCCCTTATAATAAAAAAGACCCAAATGATCCAACTGGAGATGAACCTTTCCCAGGACAAACGAGATGGGGTGTGGAGAAGTCAAACTTTAAGACAGCCCCAACGGCTAGGTATGAAGGCAAGAAATATACCTCAAACCAGAGGAACCAAAAACCAACCAGAGGAACCTCAAACCAACCAAAGGAATACTCTCCCTATTCCTTAGATAATCTACCAAAACCCAGGGAGTATTTTCCTTATGGTGAATTTTACCCCTGGAGCCCAGATGAGAATTTTCCATCATATAATACTGCTCCCACTATACCACTGCTTGTGGAAAACAGGGGCTATTATCCTAATAATGCTGTTGGACAAGAAGAAAACACTATGTTTCCTTCTTGGAATTCCTGGGACCACATGGTTCAAGTCcaaggacagaaagaaaggagGCCATATTTTACAAGAACCTTCTGGGGTCAGCCAACGAATCTACCCAAAACCCCTGCTAGTCCACCCTACCACAAGGAGAATCAGCCTTATTTCAGTAACTCCCCAACTGGGCTTCAGAAAAACCCAACATGGCATGAAGGTGAGAATTTGAATTATGGCATGCAAATCACTAGGTTAAATTCACCAGAGGGAGGACATTTGGCTTTTCCAGACTTGATTCCTCCACATTACCCAGGAAGTCAaaaagaaacacatctatttcacCTAAGCCAGGGAGGCCCTTGCTGTGCTGGTGGCTCCACAGGGCCCAAGGACAATCCACTTGCTCTACAAGACTACACTCTATCTTTTGGTCTTGCACCAGGGGAAAACCAAGACACCAGCCCTCTCTATACAGAAGACAGTCATACTAAGCATGAAAGATATACTATATCTCCAACAAGCATCCTACCTGGCCAAAGAAACAGCTCAGAAAAAAGACTTCCTGGAGAAAGTAAAAACCCAAGTCCTTTCAGAGATGACGTGTCCACTCTGAGGAGGAACACACCATGTTCTATAAATAATCAGTTGAGCCAAAGGGGAATTAGGCCCCTTCCTGAAGCCAGTTCCCTTCAATCAAAGAATATACCTTGCCTCAAAAGTGATCTTGGAGGAGATGGAAACCATGTTTTGGAACAAACATTAGAAGGCAACCAGCTCAGTGAAAGACCTGTTGATCTTACTCCTGAGCAGCTTGTTATGGATACACCTGACGAAGGTCCCAAGCCAGAAGGAATTCCAAGTGAAGTGCAAGGAAATGAGGGCAAAAGGCGGCAACAAAGACCATCTACCATCCTACAGTTACCATGTTTTGACTCCAAATTAACAAAGTATTACACCTCCAGCACTGGGACTCCATCTAGTCTTGGAAGGCAAGGCTCATTTGATGGGGATCCAATTATGCCTACTGAAATTCCTAACTCATTGGCTGAGTCAGCCACTGGGGCACAGTTTCAGAATATAAATCTAGACCCACTTAATGCAGATGATCACACTCCATTTGATCCTCTTCAAATAGGGACCAATCCACAGGACCAGGTTCAAGACTGCTTACTACTTCAGGCCTAG